The Agromyces mangrovi genome contains a region encoding:
- the purH gene encoding bifunctional phosphoribosylaminoimidazolecarboxamide formyltransferase/IMP cyclohydrolase: protein MSGPSHDHSLCRERDLVPVRRALVSVSDKTGLLELAGALAAAGVEIVSTGSTAATIRGAGHDVTDVASVTGFAEALDGRVKTLHPAVHAGLLADLRLEHHEQQLAELGIAAFDLVVVNLYPFRQTVASGAPALDVVEQIDIGGPAMVRASAKNHANVAIVVSPDRYAEIAEAVAAGGTTLAQRQRLAVEAFRHTAGYDVAVASWLGNVVAPDDEGTGFPGWVGGTWERTQSLRYGENSHQSAALYATPEGRGIAQSVQLHGKEMSYNNYVDADAAVRAAFDFDEPAVAIIKHANPCGIAVGEPGASDPIASAHERAHACDPVSAFGGVIAANRTVTRAMAETVSGIFTEVLIAPAFEADAVEVLTTKKNIRLLTLPEGFQPTVLEQKQVSGGLLLQQADREFAPFSEWTLAAGEPADEALAAELEFAWRACRAVKSNAILLASGGASVGVGMGQVNRVDSCRLAVERAGERASGSVAASDAFFPFADGPQILFDAGVRAVVQPGGSVRDEEVVAAAKAAGVTMYLTGERHFFH from the coding sequence ATGAGCGGACCGAGCCACGACCACTCCCTCTGCCGCGAGCGCGACCTCGTGCCGGTACGCCGGGCGCTGGTTTCGGTGAGCGACAAGACCGGACTGCTCGAGCTCGCGGGCGCGCTCGCCGCGGCCGGGGTCGAGATCGTCTCGACCGGGTCGACGGCCGCGACCATCCGCGGCGCGGGCCACGACGTCACCGACGTCGCGAGCGTGACCGGCTTCGCCGAGGCGCTCGACGGCCGCGTGAAGACCCTGCACCCGGCGGTGCACGCGGGCCTGCTCGCCGACCTGCGCCTCGAGCACCACGAGCAGCAGCTCGCCGAGCTCGGCATCGCCGCGTTCGACCTCGTCGTCGTGAACCTCTACCCGTTCCGCCAGACGGTCGCCTCGGGCGCCCCCGCGCTCGACGTCGTCGAGCAGATCGACATCGGCGGGCCCGCCATGGTGCGCGCCTCCGCGAAGAACCACGCCAACGTCGCGATCGTCGTCTCGCCCGACCGCTACGCCGAGATCGCCGAGGCGGTCGCCGCGGGCGGCACGACCCTCGCGCAGCGGCAGCGCCTCGCGGTCGAGGCGTTCCGGCACACGGCCGGCTACGACGTCGCCGTCGCGTCCTGGCTCGGCAACGTCGTGGCGCCCGACGACGAGGGCACGGGCTTCCCGGGCTGGGTCGGCGGCACGTGGGAGCGCACGCAGTCGCTCCGCTACGGCGAGAACTCGCACCAGTCGGCCGCGCTCTACGCCACGCCCGAGGGGCGGGGCATCGCGCAGTCCGTGCAGCTGCACGGCAAGGAGATGTCGTACAACAACTACGTCGACGCGGATGCCGCGGTGCGGGCCGCGTTCGACTTCGACGAGCCCGCCGTGGCGATCATCAAGCACGCGAACCCGTGCGGCATCGCGGTGGGCGAGCCCGGGGCATCCGACCCCATCGCGAGCGCTCACGAGCGCGCGCACGCGTGCGACCCGGTGTCGGCGTTCGGCGGCGTGATCGCCGCGAACCGCACGGTCACGCGGGCCATGGCCGAGACCGTCAGCGGCATCTTCACCGAGGTGCTCATCGCACCGGCCTTCGAGGCCGACGCGGTCGAGGTGCTGACGACGAAGAAGAACATCCGCCTGCTCACCCTGCCCGAGGGCTTCCAGCCGACCGTGCTCGAGCAGAAGCAGGTCTCGGGCGGGCTGCTGCTGCAGCAGGCCGACCGGGAGTTCGCGCCGTTCTCGGAGTGGACGCTCGCCGCCGGCGAGCCCGCCGACGAGGCGCTCGCGGCCGAGCTCGAGTTCGCCTGGCGCGCCTGCCGGGCGGTGAAGTCGAACGCCATCCTGCTCGCCTCCGGCGGCGCCTCGGTCGGCGTCGGCATGGGGCAGGTCAACCGGGTCGACTCGTGCCGGCTCGCGGTCGAGCGGGCGGGGGAGCGCGCGAGCGGCTCGGTCGCGGCATCCGACGCCTTCTTCCCGTTCGCCGACGGGCCGCAGATCCTGTTCGACGCGGGCGTGCGCGCGGTCGTGCAGCCCGGTGGCTCGGTGCGCGACGAGGAGGTCGTCGCCGCGGCGAAGGCCGCGGGCGTGACCATGTACCTGACGGGCGAGCGGCACTTCTTCCACTGA
- the purN gene encoding phosphoribosylglycinamide formyltransferase, whose product MLKLVVLISGGGSNLRALLEASEDAEFPARVVAIGADREADGLVLGEEFGIPTFTVPFRGPADRDRWGEELLAQVRFWQPDLVVLSGFMRIVPPVMVDALSPRMINTHPAYLPEFPGAHGVRDALEAGVTQTGASLIVVDDSVDGGPIIAQERVPVHAHDTEQALHERIKPVERRLLVQAVIDIANGTIDLEDLRA is encoded by the coding sequence GTGCTCAAGCTCGTCGTGCTGATCTCCGGCGGCGGATCGAACCTCCGCGCCCTGCTCGAGGCGTCGGAGGACGCCGAGTTCCCCGCTCGGGTCGTCGCGATCGGCGCCGACCGCGAGGCCGACGGGCTGGTGCTGGGGGAGGAGTTCGGCATCCCGACCTTCACGGTGCCGTTCCGCGGCCCGGCCGACCGCGACCGCTGGGGCGAGGAGCTCCTCGCGCAGGTGCGGTTCTGGCAGCCGGACCTTGTCGTGCTGAGCGGCTTCATGCGCATCGTGCCGCCGGTCATGGTCGACGCCCTCTCGCCGCGCATGATCAACACCCACCCCGCGTACCTGCCCGAGTTCCCGGGCGCGCACGGCGTGCGCGATGCGCTGGAAGCCGGCGTCACCCAGACCGGGGCGAGCCTCATCGTCGTCGACGACTCGGTCGACGGCGGGCCGATCATCGCGCAGGAGCGGGTGCCGGTGCACGCCCACGACACCGAGCAGGCGCTGCACGAGCGCATCAAGCCCGTCGAGCGACGCCTGCTGGTGCAGGCCGTGATCGACATCGCGAACGGAACGATCGACCTGGAGGACCTGCGCGCATGA
- a CDS encoding cell division protein PerM codes for MSRSTTILLAALEALVVAAVGIGLAVVPLALVWAISTGMAADPLDYWGAAALAWLVGNGVDLAVELDPVVAASLGVEGEAAAFDVTIALLGFSVLTVGAGLHVGRRSATAGHAVSGVVATALVTGAAGSLFALTAGVPGVVPSAWQAAIVPGLLVVAGGAVGAGIEAARLGARGTDATTGVVRGRLVSLDPAWRDAVRVALRAGAAAAIGIVGAAAVAVAVALAVDYATVAGLWQSLGADVPGGIALAIGQLALLPNLVAWAASWIVGPGFALGAGTSVSPGGTLLGPVPGLPVLGAIPKLDPGLGYLALLVPVLLGFAAGYFVHRSVDARRRRRASGRPEQRPAPRSALWTGAVTVGEGLAAGVVAGVLLGVLAWWSSGAVGPGRLAEVGPDWWPVALATAALVGVPAALGAVAAVVAGARPGPEGGRDPGASARPTPSDLSATDVIRTTE; via the coding sequence ATGTCACGATCCACCACCATCCTGCTGGCCGCCCTCGAGGCGCTCGTCGTCGCGGCCGTCGGCATCGGGCTCGCGGTCGTGCCCCTCGCGCTGGTCTGGGCGATCAGCACGGGCATGGCCGCCGATCCGCTCGACTACTGGGGTGCGGCGGCCCTCGCGTGGCTCGTCGGGAACGGGGTCGACCTGGCGGTCGAGCTCGATCCGGTCGTGGCCGCATCGCTCGGCGTGGAGGGCGAGGCAGCGGCGTTCGACGTCACGATCGCGCTGCTGGGGTTCTCGGTGCTCACGGTCGGCGCCGGGCTGCACGTCGGGCGCCGCTCGGCGACCGCAGGGCATGCCGTGAGCGGCGTGGTCGCGACGGCCCTCGTCACGGGTGCGGCGGGCTCCCTGTTCGCCCTCACCGCGGGCGTTCCCGGGGTCGTGCCGTCGGCCTGGCAGGCCGCGATCGTGCCGGGCCTGCTGGTGGTCGCGGGCGGTGCGGTCGGCGCGGGCATCGAGGCGGCTCGGCTCGGGGCCAGGGGCACGGATGCGACGACGGGCGTCGTGCGCGGCCGGCTCGTGTCGCTCGACCCGGCGTGGCGCGACGCCGTGCGGGTCGCGCTGCGCGCGGGCGCAGCGGCCGCGATCGGCATCGTGGGGGCGGCGGCCGTCGCCGTCGCGGTCGCCCTGGCGGTCGACTACGCCACCGTGGCCGGCCTCTGGCAGTCGCTCGGCGCGGACGTGCCCGGCGGCATCGCGCTGGCGATCGGCCAGCTCGCGCTGCTGCCGAACCTCGTCGCCTGGGCGGCGTCGTGGATCGTGGGACCCGGCTTCGCGCTGGGTGCCGGCACGTCGGTATCGCCCGGCGGCACGCTGCTCGGCCCCGTGCCCGGCCTGCCGGTGCTGGGCGCGATCCCGAAGCTCGACCCCGGCCTCGGCTACCTCGCACTGCTGGTGCCGGTGCTGCTCGGCTTCGCCGCGGGGTACTTCGTGCACCGCAGCGTCGACGCCCGACGGCGACGGCGCGCGAGCGGCCGGCCCGAGCAGCGACCCGCTCCGCGCTCGGCGCTCTGGACGGGCGCGGTCACTGTCGGCGAGGGGCTGGCGGCGGGCGTCGTGGCGGGCGTGCTGCTCGGCGTGCTCGCGTGGTGGTCGTCGGGTGCCGTCGGTCCCGGACGGCTCGCAGAGGTCGGGCCCGACTGGTGGCCGGTCGCGCTGGCGACCGCGGCGCTCGTCGGCGTGCCCGCGGCGCTGGGTGCGGTGGCGGCGGTCGTCGCCGGAGCGCGCCCCGGCCCGGAGGGCGGACGCGACCCCGGGGCATCCGCTCGCCCCACCCCGTCGGACCTCTCCGCGACCGACGTGATCCGCACCACCGAGTAG
- a CDS encoding prealbumin-like fold domain-containing protein, whose amino-acid sequence MPSSESTPRPIPPGTGRRRGARRLAAAVAGFALIGTAFVAGPAFAAHPTVSLTGSDFEIDVDANLVTDDADPWFDWDEVDETRQPDLASGSGDDSFGQGSKEDTQVPAVVDGSIPPNKSDLLNFGAYLEEPGSGSFLHLFWHRVQEPSGTTNMDFEFNQSDEVSDNGVTPVRTEADLLIQYDLAQGGTNPELFLAYWLTDADFDGMAVSKNDCVSSNKLPCWGLRSSLTASGDATGSINTSAIAAGNSDGLGAISPRTFGEASVDFSAIVGSDECISFGSAYLKSRSSDSFTAALKDFIAPADVDLTNCAKVIIRKQTVPDGDSTSFGYTTVLESQDDGTNPPFSLSDDGVETIDNVFFGDDLTVTETMPLPTGWALTSIDCSASTGVTPDSTNIGTGVITFDLDDASDILDCTYTNTLQTGSILIEKTRKHAAADPPLTDPHAGVTFTVTGGDLTEGIEAVTGDDGTVCVDDLIISSVAGDYTVTETVPDGYVSDDDEQDVTVTLGDGCGGADDSNTVSFHNTPLTDLTVSVDSQIDGGTFSSIECDATVEEPDDAAPDIPLSDEIDDPSVTIEDLLPGTYTCVVVIDP is encoded by the coding sequence ATGCCCTCGTCCGAGTCCACCCCACGACCCATTCCACCCGGCACCGGCAGGCGCCGTGGAGCGCGGCGTCTCGCAGCAGCCGTCGCCGGGTTCGCCCTCATCGGCACCGCGTTCGTCGCGGGCCCCGCATTCGCGGCCCATCCGACCGTCAGCCTGACCGGCAGCGACTTCGAGATCGACGTCGATGCGAACCTCGTCACCGACGACGCGGATCCCTGGTTCGACTGGGACGAGGTCGACGAGACCCGCCAGCCCGACCTCGCCTCCGGCTCCGGCGACGACTCGTTCGGCCAGGGCTCGAAGGAGGACACCCAGGTGCCCGCGGTCGTCGACGGCAGCATCCCGCCGAACAAGAGCGACCTGCTGAACTTCGGCGCCTACCTCGAGGAGCCCGGGAGCGGCTCGTTCCTGCACCTCTTCTGGCACCGCGTCCAGGAGCCGAGCGGCACGACGAACATGGACTTCGAGTTCAACCAGTCCGACGAGGTCTCGGACAACGGCGTGACGCCCGTGCGCACCGAGGCCGACCTGCTCATCCAGTACGACCTCGCGCAGGGCGGCACCAACCCCGAGCTGTTCCTCGCCTACTGGCTGACCGACGCCGACTTCGACGGCATGGCCGTGAGCAAGAACGACTGCGTCTCGTCGAACAAGCTGCCGTGTTGGGGTCTCCGCTCCAGCCTGACGGCGTCGGGTGACGCGACGGGGTCGATCAACACCTCGGCGATCGCCGCGGGCAACTCCGACGGGCTCGGTGCCATCTCGCCGCGCACGTTCGGCGAGGCATCCGTCGACTTCTCCGCCATCGTCGGCAGCGACGAGTGCATCTCGTTCGGCAGCGCGTACCTGAAGAGCCGGTCCTCCGACTCGTTCACGGCCGCGCTGAAGGACTTCATCGCACCCGCCGACGTCGACCTGACGAACTGCGCCAAGGTGATCATCCGCAAGCAGACGGTGCCCGACGGCGACAGCACGTCGTTCGGATACACCACCGTCCTCGAGAGTCAGGACGACGGCACGAACCCACCGTTCAGCCTCTCCGACGACGGAGTGGAGACGATCGACAACGTGTTCTTCGGCGACGACCTCACGGTCACCGAGACGATGCCGCTGCCCACCGGATGGGCGCTCACGTCGATCGACTGCTCGGCGAGCACCGGGGTGACGCCCGACTCGACGAACATCGGCACCGGGGTCATCACGTTCGACCTCGACGACGCGAGCGACATCCTCGACTGCACGTACACCAACACGCTGCAGACGGGGTCGATCCTGATCGAGAAGACGCGAAAGCACGCCGCGGCCGACCCACCGTTGACCGACCCGCACGCGGGCGTGACCTTCACGGTGACCGGCGGTGACCTCACCGAGGGCATCGAGGCCGTCACCGGCGACGACGGCACCGTGTGCGTCGACGACCTCATCATCTCGAGCGTGGCCGGCGACTACACCGTCACCGAGACGGTGCCCGACGGGTACGTCAGCGACGACGACGAGCAGGACGTCACGGTGACGCTGGGCGACGGATGCGGCGGAGCCGACGACTCGAACACGGTGTCGTTCCACAACACGCCGCTCACCGACCTCACGGTGAGCGTCGACTCCCAGATCGACGGCGGCACGTTCTCGAGCATCGAGTGCGACGCGACCGTCGAGGAGCCGGACGACGCAGCGCCCGACATCCCGCTGTCGGACGAGATCGACGACCCGAGCGTCACGATCGAGGACCTGCTGCCCGGCACCTACACCTGCGTGGTCGTGATCGACCCGTGA